In the Octopus bimaculoides isolate UCB-OBI-ISO-001 chromosome 18, ASM119413v2, whole genome shotgun sequence genome, one interval contains:
- the LOC106873581 gene encoding probable G-protein coupled receptor No18, with translation MEILLTTSSIFPLEEFSFQNFSLTNFSDENVTFSDKTIYSTPSVTNILISLFLALMIVGCIFGNVLVILSVILYKPLRSVQNFFIVSLAVSDLSVAALVMPFHVSNLVLGYWIYGWLLCEIWLTLDVLLCTSSILNLCAIAVDRYWAIHDPLNYAQKRTPTRVGLMIAAVWFVSAMVSIPPVFGWNESGQLYNEIEMQCHLTDDRSYVVFSAFGSFYIPLIMMTFIYFKIFLAIRRRLRKRREQTAMCKIKANSTNKEDKKEQSPESTPAKDKDTPPTPVQEDRSIEGAEMNSEIHVDSGELRSPVTEVCVTSQNGGTHSRLSKEEKEKHGRGKGKRVKSFFEKKQKISLSKERKATRILGIVMLAFILCWLPFFLMYLILPFCQSCSGVPIFAELFIVWLGYVNSGLNPVIYTIFNEEFRKAFYMLLSGVCFKKKGRDKTSKL, from the coding sequence ATGGAGATTTTATTAACAAcgagttctatttttcctttagaggaattttcatttcaaaattttagccTTACAAACTTTAGTGATGAAAACGTGACATTTTCAGATAAAACTATTTATTCTACTCCGAGTgtcacaaatattttaatttccctGTTTCTGGCATTGATGATAGTTGGATGCATTTTTGGAAATGTTCTGGTTATTTTGTCTGTTATTCTTTATAAACCGCTTCGGAGTGTTCAAAACTTTTTCATCGTTTCTCTTGCTGTGTCTGACTTATCAGTAGCAGCTCTTGTAATGCCATTTCATGTGTCGAACCTTGTCCTAGGATACTGGATCTATGGCTGGCTGCTCTGCGAGATATGGTTAACGCTTGATGTACTTCTATGCACTTCGTCGATTTTGAATCTCTGTGCTATTGCAGTCGATCGATATTGGGCTATACACGACCCATTAAACTATGCTCAGAAACGAACACCAACACGAGTGGGATTAATGATTGCAGCTGTGTGGTTTGTTAGTGCAATGGTTTCAATTCCTCCTGTCTTTGGTTGGAATGAAAGTGGACAACTCTACAATGAAATCGAAATGCAGTGTCACTTAACAGATGACCGCAGCTACGTAGTCTTTTCCGCCTTCGGCTCATTTTACATTCCTCTTATAATGatgacttttatttatttcaaaatctttcttGCCATTAGACGCCGTTTGCGAAAGCGACGCGAACAGACTGCTATGTGTAAAATCAAAGCTAATTCAACCAATAAAGAAGATAAGAAAGAACAAAGCCCTGAATCAACACCTGCCAAGGATAAAGACACTCCCCCGACTCCCGTTCAAGAAGATAGATCAATCGAAGGTGCTGAGATGAATTCAGAGATCCACGTTGACAGTGGAGAGTTGAGAAGTCCGGTCACAGAGGTGTGCGTTACTTCTCAAAACGGCGGAACTCACAGCAGATTGtccaaagaagagaaagaaaaacacggAAGAGGAAAGGGTAAGAGGGTGAAATCATtctttgagaaaaaacaaaaaatatccttATCCAAAGAACGCAAAGCAACCAGAATCCTTGGGATTGTTATGTTAGCCTTTATTCTGTGTTGGCTACCTTTTTTTCTAATGTATTTAATTCTACCATTCTGTCAATCATGCAGCGGCGTTCCGATTTTCGCCGAACTCTTTATAGTATGGCTTGGATACGTAAATTCTGGACTAAATCCTGTGATATATACCATATTTAATGAGGAATTTCGAAAGGCATTCTATATGCTTCTATCTGGCGTTTGCTTCAAGAAAAAAGGGCGAGACAAAACATCCAAACTGTAA